The nucleotide sequence TTAGCATTCGTTTCCAAATGTTGTCCCTAACTGTGAGGCAAGTTCTTTACGCGTTACTCACCCGTCCGCCACCCAAACCGAAGTTCAAGTAGACTTGCATGTGTTAAGCATTCTGTCAGCGTTCATCCTGAGCCAGGATCAAACTCTTCGTTCAATCTTTTTTAATAGCTCATTTTGCTATTTTAATTTAACACCAAATTTATGGTTGCTTTTTGTCTTTTTCTCTATTCTGTTGCTAATGTCCTTGTCTCATTGACATCAGTTATAATATCATTTAAAATAAACTTTGTCAACAAAATTTTTTAAAAATTTTTTTTAATTTTTTTTGAATTTTATTTTTTTCTTTTTATTTTCAATAAAAAATTTATTTGAATTTTATAAAATATTTCTCAATTTTAACTTTTTCTGTTATAATTATCTTAACAAAAATATTTTTAGGAGGTATAAAAATGAATGATATAGTTCACTATGAAGGAAATGGTTTCTATATATATGATGATAATAAAGAAATCTTAGCAAGACTTGAATATAAAAGAAATGGAAATACTTTAATTTTTGATCATACAGTTGTTTCAGATAAACTAAAAGGTCAAGGTATAGCAGGAAAGCTTTTAGATGTTGCTGTAGACTATGCTAGAAAAAATAATTTTAAAGTTCATCCTGTTTGCTCTTATGTAGTAAAGAAATTTGAAAGTGGAAATTATGATGATATAAAAATCTAAATTTTATGCAAAAAAGCTGTTAATAAAAATAACAGCTTTTTTTCTATATAATTATTATGATTAAGGAACTACTCTTTGACAATAATTCTAGCAGGAATTCCTACTGCTATAGCATTATCAGGTACATCTGTTAAAACAACTGCATTAGCTCCAACTTTTACATTTTCACCTATAGTTATATCTCCTAAAAGTTTTGCTCCTGCTCCAAGCATAACATTATTTTTTATAGTAGGATGTCTCTTGCTACTATTTGTTTGATTAGGTCTTTTTGAACTAAGTCCACCTAAAGTAACTCCATGAAATATTACACAGTCATCTCCTACGATAGCTGTTTCACCTATTACTATTCCCATTCCATGATCAAAGAACACTCTTCTTCCTAATGTTGCTCCTGGATGTATTTCAATTCCTGTTAAAAATCTTGCTATTTGTGATATAAGTCTAGCTAAGAAGTATAATTTACATTTATAAAGAAAGTGAGCTAATTTATGGTATAATACAGCATGAAAAGAAGCATATAATATTATTTCCAATTTACTTTTTACTGCTGGATCTTTCTCTTGTATGTTTAAAAATTCATCTTTTAACCATTTAAAAATATTCACTTTTCTTTACTCCTCTTAACTATAGTTTTATCTTTTATTTTGTTAAAAATGCTTCAATAGATAGATATTTTTCTCCACCATCTGGAGCTATTGTAACAACTGTTTTACCTTTTCCTAATTTCTTTGCAACATGATAAGCTGCAGCAATGTTTGCACCTGATGAAATTCCTACAAATAATCCGAAATCATGAGAAGCTTTTTTAGCAAATTCTAATGCTTCTTCTGAAGATATTTTTATAACTTCATCTACAACAGTAGCATCATAGTTTTCTGGAACAAATCCTGTTCCTATACCTTGTATAGAGTGTTTTCCAGGTGCTTCTCCTGAAAGAACAGCTGATGTACTGGGTTCAACTCCAATTACTTTTGTATCTTTTGATCTTTCTTTTAGTCTCTTTCCTATTCCTACTAAAGTTCCTCCTGTTCCAACACCTGCAACAAAAGCATCTACAACTTTAAAGTCATCTAATATTTCCTTTCCTGTTGTTTCATAGTGTTTTTCTGGATTAGCTTTATTATTAAATTGTTGTGGCAT is from Fusobacterium periodonticum 1_1_41FAA and encodes:
- a CDS encoding GNAT family N-acetyltransferase, which encodes MNDIVHYEGNGFYIYDDNKEILARLEYKRNGNTLIFDHTVVSDKLKGQGIAGKLLDVAVDYARKNNFKVHPVCSYVVKKFESGNYDDIKI
- the epsC gene encoding serine O-acetyltransferase EpsC, yielding MNIFKWLKDEFLNIQEKDPAVKSKLEIILYASFHAVLYHKLAHFLYKCKLYFLARLISQIARFLTGIEIHPGATLGRRVFFDHGMGIVIGETAIVGDDCVIFHGVTLGGLSSKRPNQTNSSKRHPTIKNNVMLGAGAKLLGDITIGENVKVGANAVVLTDVPDNAIAVGIPARIIVKE
- the cysK gene encoding cysteine synthase A, which encodes MIYNNLLDLIGNTPVVKVNFKDENIADVYVKLEKFNLSGSVKDRAALGMIEAAERDGLLKEDSVIIEPTSGNTGIALSLIGRLKGYKVVIVMPDTMSIERRSTLKAYGAELILTDGSKGIGEAIAVAEKLVAENPNYFMPQQFNNKANPEKHYETTGKEILDDFKVVDAFVAGVGTGGTLVGIGKRLKERSKDTKVIGVEPSTSAVLSGEAPGKHSIQGIGTGFVPENYDATVVDEVIKISSEEALEFAKKASHDFGLFVGISSGANIAAAYHVAKKLGKGKTVVTIAPDGGEKYLSIEAFLTK